One Pararge aegeria chromosome 4, ilParAegt1.1, whole genome shotgun sequence DNA segment encodes these proteins:
- the LOC120623394 gene encoding uncharacterized protein LOC120623394, with the protein MARTQAANSSDVLRSFGGTTTTTTTTTATSNIAAVAKSTTSNKRPPIIIYPTVTPESIVVPIVSCIFGFPLLALTVICCLRRRAKLARERARRRNCELDRGELSVVRLSPIKNRPRAVSLIRSPRPPPTLELDTVLEERSDPEQTTLSQVEITPDREVGTILFSAMGAVGSVAVSAAACARDS; encoded by the exons ATGGCCCGGACGCAGGCAGCAAACTCCTCTGATGTCCTCAGAAGCTTCGGTGGTACCACTACCACAACCACGACTACAACTGCCACCAGCAACATCGCCGCAGTCGCCAAATCCACCACCAGCAACAAGCGACcaccaattattatttatccaaCAG TAACGCCCGAGTCGATAGTCGTGCCAATTGTATCGTGTATATTTGGCTTTCCATTATTGGCGCTAACAGTTATATGCTGTTTGCGAAGAAGAGCAAAATTAGCAAG GGAAAGAGCGCGTCGGCGTAACTGCGAATTGGATCGCGGGGAGCTATCAGTGGTGAGGCTTTCACCAATCAAAAATAGACCTCGTGCAGTCAGTCTGATAAGATCACCACGACCTCCCCCCACTCTAGAACTGGATACGGTGTTGGAAGAACGCTCCGATCCCGAACAAACAACGCTGTCACAG GTTGAAATAACTCCAGACCGGGAAGTAGGGACGATACTGTTCAGTGCAATGGGTGCAGTGGGCAGTGTGGCGGTATCAGCGGCAGCGTGTGCTAGGGACAGCTAG